The DNA sequence CGGAGGCGCTGCAGTCGACGGCGACCTACAGCACCACCATCGACAGCAACAACAACTGGCTGATCACTGATGTCGGGGGCATCGGCTCCGCCATGGGGGCGAAGTAGTACGTGCGAGCGCTGAAGGAGATGGGGCCGTGGTGGCGATGAGAGGCGAGCTTCGACGAGGAGCGGGTGCACTGGCATGCGCGGCGCTGTGGTCGGCGATGGTTCTCATATCGGTATCGGCGGCGGGTGCCGAGCCCGCGATCGATCCCAATATCCCCGTTCCGCTTCCGCAGCCGCCGTCGGACAGTCAGGAGATCACGCCGCTACCCGTGGTAGTGCCGAGAGCGTCATCGTGGCAGCCCAAATTCCCGTATCCCTACGATCAGACGCGGAACATGGTCACTCCCGCCGACATCACGGCGATGAGCGAAATGTGTCAGTGGTACAACGCCCAGTACGCCACGCTACGGTTTCAGATCGACAGACTGCAGACCAACCGAATCGATGATCGCACCGGCGACGACTACGACTACACCGTGGGAAACGTTCAGCAACAGGTTGACATCGTCACCACGAACATCAGCCAGGCCGTCGATTTCCTCGGACCGCGTGCCCAGGCGCTGAGCCAGCCGCAGAACCCGTTCGGCGATCACTACTTCGCGGTCTACGAGGGCGAGGCGTTCTTCAAGCTCTGGGAACAGCTGTCCAACGTCAACAACGGCATTCTGGCGCATCAACCCGACTGGTTCACCGGTCCGTCGGTGCAGAAGGCGAAGCGCTGGGGCTCCGACATACACCGTTCACATGTGTGCGAAGGCTGACCGCGGATGCGATACGGAGGAACGACGGTGACTCGACGGCATAGGTTGGGCGGGCCGCAGCTCGGGTACGGCCGCGACGCCGTTCGCCGTCGGAGCCGACTCGGAACAGCCTTGGCCGCAACGACATTGTGGGTCGCCGGTGTCGTCCTCGCTCCCGTGGCGTCTGCAGACGTTACCGACAGTTGGCGGGCTGCGATTCAAGCGGCGCGGCCACCGGCATGCGGACCGATCCGTTCGGACCCGTTGATCGACCAGGTGGCATTCGACATCAACGACAGCACGGACCGATACATCGACTTCGCGTCCCGTGCTGTTCCCGAGAGTGACGCGCTGCCACTGTTGAAGGATCGCGGCTATGTCGGCGCCAGCAAGGCGAGGATACTGTCAGGCTCCGCGACGAGCGCCGGGATGTCGATCAAGGCGGCGTTGCTGCAGGGCTTCGCGGTTCTCCCGGATTGTTCACTGAACGCCTACGGAGTTGCCACGGCGTACAACGCCAAGAAGGACGTGGTTCTCATCACGGCGGTTTTGGTTGGTTGAGTGAAACCCGCTCGCATCAAGGGTTTTTCGTTCATCGGATGCTGAAGGAGCGATATTGAAGCGATATCCAGCGACGGCGGTCGCGGTGGCGCTCTGTCTCGTCGGCGTGGCAGGCGCACCGGCGGCTCACGCTGAGGACACCGTGCGGTACGACATCTTCTCCGACTCGGTCGGACAGCTGGCGGGCGTCGAATACCGTGACAGCTCTGGTAAGCACCTGATCGAGAACGTGCTGTTGCCCTGGACACTATCCGTGCCAGTGGTCAATGCCACGAGTCCGACCAGTGACGGAGCAGAATTGCGAGCCGACTGGCGACCCAACTTCCGGACGGCCGCCACCGTCGGACGAGTCCTACAGGGACATTTCGTCACGGTCCGCATCATGAGGGGCGACGACGTGCTCTGTGAGAGCATTCTCGACATCGGGAATGTCACCTGCTACGGCAGTGTGGCGCATACCGCGGAGAACGAATCGTCGCCGGGCAATCTGCCGTGACCGGGCGACGTGGCAGCAGCGCCGCGCGTCGGCTGGGCCGCTTGCTGGCTGTACCCGCGTGTCTAAGCGGAATGTTCCTAGCCGTGCCGCCGGCGGTGCACGCGGAGCCCGACACGGGCGACCCGGCCAGCCCGTTTCCGACGACCAACCTCATTATCAACACCTATGACAAGGTGAAGTACGACGACTACTTCACCAGCAGTTCAGGTGGCGTGTGGTTCTCGACTCCGCTCGGGCTGAACTGTGGCATCTGGGACCGCGGAAGCTTCGGCTGCACGGGTGACATCCGCGGCGCCCCGCCTGGCACGACGAACATCGGGTGGATCACCGGACAGATAGTGCCCCGCTACGACTGGGCACTGGGCCTTCAGTTCCCGCCGGGGAGCGCGGAGCGCGACCTTCCGCCGCGAAACTACATCGAATACAACGGGACCCGATGCGCGACCATGTCCGATTCCAGCACGTATTGCCAGCGAGGTCCTTTCAGATTCTTCGTCACGCCAACCCGTACCTGGCTCGCGCCGCCGTGAGAAGTCATCACCGCGATCCAACGAACGTTCAAGTCGGAGAACGAACGAGCAGTCGAAAGGAAGACTCGTGAACAGCCGAACGAAGTGGACGGTCGGAGCGTTCGCGGCCGTCGTCAGCATTGCCGCCTGTCCAATTGCTCATGCCGAACCGTTGACCCCGCTGACACCCGGCGAGATCCAGTACCTTGATCAATTGCGTCAGATCTTCGCCGCCAAGCACGACCCCGCGGCCTTCCGGAGCGACGGTGAGCTACTCGTGAGGGGCAGATACGTCTGCGAGAAGCGAGACGCGGGTCAAGTCGGCTATCCGGTCACCTTCCAGTCTCCCGCAATCACCCAGTTGGCTCTTCTCTACCTGTGTCCGTGACGGACCCGTCCTGGACTCGGCTCGGCTCCCACGGAACGGAGATCTCATGCGGAAGCGCGTCATTGCGACCAGTTGCGTCACGATCGGAGCGACGGTCGTGTTGCTCTACTCGCCCATTGCGCAGGCAGATGATGCTGATTTCGTGCGGGACGTCCAGGCGATGGGCTTCCCACAGGCTTACGACAACTTGGTGAGCCAGGCGGAGTCGGCGTGTTACTTCCTCGTCCGCAATCGGGATCCCGACGAAATCGAGGCCCGCATCGCGCGTTACACGAGGATCAACCCACCGAGCAAAGCCCACCAGTTCTTCGTCCTGGCCGTCAACACGTACTGCCCCCAGTTCGCCGACCGCATCCGGCCCTGAATCAGGGGCATCTGTTGACCCGAATATTCCCATAGCAAGGTGGTGACCAATCGTGAGATCGCAACGCCCCGCACCAGGTCTGTACCGTGAGCCAGTCGGCAGCGTGACCGAATTACGTTGTCGTACAAGCCTGTTTCGACACGGCAGGGCGATGAACGGCCCTACATCAGCTGCCATGTGGAAGACACTCGCGGCGGCCGCCGTTGTACCAATGACGATCGTGCTGGCGGCGCAGGCACAGGCCACCCCGGCAAACACCTATGAGTTCCTCAAGCAGCTCGGAATGGATGGCCTCAAGATCGACGGCCAAGCGGCGATCCAAGACGGGTACGACATCTGCCGATTCATGAAGCCGCCGGACGGCGGTGCGCTCTGGGACGCCGCGAAAAAGGTCCGGTCGGAGCATCCCGATTGGACGATCGATCAAGCGCTGCTCTTCTCCACCCGGGCGACGCAGTTCATCTGCCCCGACCGAGAGTCGTTCCCCGACTAAGCGCATCGGCGGAACCGAATTCACCGAACCGCATGACTCCGAACCGCCACGCGTCCGACGGGTGCGGTGTGTCGCCCACATTGCCGGCCTGCATCGTCGGACCGGCCCGCGATGGCCGTTTCAAAAGCAAACGGTGTTTGATAAAGTCTTTTCGTACGCGGCGGGTTGCGAACCCCGGCCGTGCGCCCGAAGCCGAACTGAAGAGGAACTCCGATGATCGTCGTCGTCACCCCCCATGACTGCCGTGTCGAGGAGGTCAAAGACCTCGGTCGGCTCCATGTCATCGCCGACGGACAAGACGATTCCCAAGCCGGAGCGGCGCTGCGACGCGCGCACCTTGACCGTATTGGTGAGGCCGGGCACGTGTCGTTCGCCGTCGTACCGCTGCGCGCAGCGGCTCGGCCACGCGCCTCCATCTCCGATTGGGACAGTCGTTTCGACGCGATGATCGAATTCGCCCGCTTGAGGGGCTGGCTGGATTCCTCCGGCGTGTACGTGGCTGCGCATATCGAGCGGACCGCGTCGTGACTGAGAACTCAGAGTACGTTGCGACCGCCATCGACCCGACCCGGCTGCGGTCGGCGCTCGGTCACTACCCCACGGGCGTCTCGGTGATCACGGCCATCGACGCCGACGGTGTGCCCGCCGGAATGGCCGTCGGCACCTTCACGTCGGTGTCACTCGATCCAGCACTGGTCGCGTTCCTGCCCGGCCGGGGCTCGAGTAGCTTCCCGCGCATTCGCACGGCAGCGTCCTTCTGCGTCAATGTTCTGGCAGCAGATCAGGGCGACGTGTGTCGTGCCTTCGCGGTCCGCGGCGGTGACAAGTTCGCCGGCGTGCGGTGGTCCGCTGCGCCGTCAGGCGCTCCGCGTCTCGAGGGCACGGCCGCCTGGATCGACTGCCGGTTCGAGAGCGTCACCGATGTCGGAGACCACTACTTCGTCGTGGGTCGGGTGATGGCGTTCGACCATACGGCCGGATCGTTGCCACTCGTGTTCTGCCAGGGCGGCTACGGACGGTTCGCACCGCACATCGAGATGTCACGGTCGTGAGCCGCGTGCGCGCTTCTACGGGTGTGGGCCCGGGCGTTGACCCAACGTTGTTTGACAGCTTCGCTGGATGGTCACTCGAGGAGGAGGGCAGATGACGTTCGCGGCTCACGACTGGGTCGACTACAACGCACGACACAGACCCGGTGCGCTGGCACTCGCAAACGCAGAGGACGGCACGAGCACCACCTGGGCCGAGCTGGACTCTCGCGTCGGACGCCTCGCCAGGGTGCTCCGCGAGCACGGCGTCAAGAAGGGTGATCGCGTTGCCCTGATCGCGGAGAACGATCCTCGGGTGTTCGAAACGCAGTTCGCCGCAATGCGTCTGGGCGCGCTGTTCATGCCCCTCAATTGGCGCCTGGCGGTGGCAGAGATCTCCGACATCGTCCTCGACGCCGACCCCGCGATCATCGTCCACGACGGTGAGTGGGCGGGCGTGGCGTCCGCCGTCGCCGAGAAGTCCGGAATCTCGGCGAGGCTCACCTGGGGTGCCGACGCTTCCTCCGAAGCGAGCTACGAGGACGAGATCGCATCAGCACGCTACCTGGGCGCCTCCGGGGCGCTGACCTTCGACGATCCGACGCACCTTCTCTACACCTCCGGGACCGCGGGAAAGCCGAAGGGCGTTCTGTCGACACACGGCACCCTGGTGTGGCAAGCCATCAACACCGCCCACACCACGCGCTACGCGGAGCCGGGCAACCACCAGCTCAATCCGATGCCGCTGTTCCACGCCGGTGGACTCACCGTGATGGCCAACCCGATCCTGTACTTCGGCGGCGCGGTGACCACTATGCGCCGCTTCGTTCCGGCGGCCGTTCTTCGCGCTTTGACGGCATCGAAGGTGCCCGTCACGCACTTCGCCGCCATCCCACTCATGTACCGAGGTCTCGCTGCCGAGCCGGACTTCGCCAGCGTCGACTTCTCGCATGCGCGAACGTTCATCGTGGCAGGGGCGATAGCCGAACCGGATCTCCTTCAGCTGTGGGCGGACCGGGGGGTCGCGCTGCAGCCCCAGTACGGAGGGACGGAACACGGTCCGATGGCCACGGCCGTTGACGATCCCGCCAGGTGGTTGGAGAAGGCGAAAAACGGCTCGACCGGCCGCAAAGCCCGCCACACCGAGATCCGCCTCGTCGACTCCGAGGGCAACGACGTCCCCGAGGGTGCGACCGGCGAGATCTGGTTGCGTGGCCCCAGCGTCACGGTGGGGTACTGGGGGAAAGAGAAGTCCGACTACTTCACCGACGACTGGTACCGAACCGGTGACGCAGCGCGCCGCGATGCGGACGGGTTCTACTACCTCGCCGGACGCGTCAAGGAGATGTATAAGTCCGGTGGGGAGAACGTGTACCCCGCCGAGATCGAACGCGTTCTCGCCGTGCATCCCAAAGTCGCCGACGTCGCCGTTCTGGGGATCGCGGATGACAAGTGGGGGGAGGTCGGCCTGGCCGTTGTCGTCCCGGCCGGCGATCAGCCGCCGACGCTCGAGGAGCTCAATCTGTTCGCCGCCGAACGCCTCGCCAGGTTCAAACTGCCCAAGGCACTGGCGATTACGCCCGATCTGCCCCGAAATGCCACCGGCAAGGTGTCCCGTCCGGCGCTTCGAGTGCAGTACGGCGGTGTCTGAGCGCGCATGATTCGAGAATCCATTGGCGTCGACGGCGTCGCCGAACTCGTAATCGCCAACCCACCCGTCAACGCTCTCGGCCTGGAAGACATCAGGCAACTGGTGAGTCGACTGCGTGGGTACACCTCCGACGCCCGCGTGCACGCCGTGATCATCCGGGGTGAGGGGCCGGGATTCTGCGGTGGCGGCGACGTGAAGGAAGTGCAGCGCCTGCCGGGGCATGACGGCATCCTGGGACAGGTCCACGGCTCGCTGGATCTCACCCTCGCGATCAGCGAGTGCCCCATCCCGGTGATCGGCGCGATCCATGGCTACTGCATCGGCCTCGGTGTCCTGGTCGCGGGAGTCTGCGACATCCTGCTGGCGGCTCCCGGGACGACCTTCGTCTTGGCAGAAGCCGACAACGGTGCGACGAGCGGAGCCATCCAAGCCATCGGGTTGCTGCCAGACAAGCGATTACGGGCCGCGATGTTCACCTGCGAACCCTTTTACTCCGAGGAGTTGGCGAGCTACGGCAGCGTGCTGCGACTGGTGCCGCAAGAGGACCTCGCCGCCGCAGCGCGGACTCTCGCCGGTACCATCGCGGCGAAGCGCAACAACGTGATTCGCGGGCTGAAGGCGGCCATCTCGAACAGCATCGGGCGGGACCTGCGCACCGCCTATCGGCAGGAGATCAGCTACACCCTCGAGCTGAATATGTCCGGCGAAGCCCGCGACGCGCGTGGGACGTTCGTCGACGGTACAAGATCCGGTTATTTGGCTGGTGGGCGCGACCCGCAATCGCCGAGCTCCTGAGCACGGGCTTGATTAACCAAACACTGTTCGCTAACTTTTAGTTATAGCTTCGCACCGTTCTGTAGGGAGGCACGTTATGTCAGTAAGTCTGATGACCCTGGGCGACCAGGTCACCGATCCGGTTACCGGTGTTCGCGAAAGCGCCGCCGAACGCCATCGCGCCATCGTGGAGGCAGCGGTGGTGGCTGACCAGGGCGGTTTCGAAGGTGTCCATGTTGGCGAACACCACGGCCTGGAGTATATCTACTCGGCCCCCCCGGTGATTCTCGCCGCAATCGGTGAGCGCACCACCAACATCAAGCTCAGCACTGCGGTGACCCTGGTAGCGAACCTGGACCCGGTCCGCGCCGCGGAGGACTATTCCACCCTCGACGCGCTGAACAACGGCCGAGTGGAGGTCGTCGCCGGGCGCGGCAACTTCTTCACATCGACCTACACCGTCTTCGGTCAGGATCCCGATGATTCGCATGAGCTGTTCGAGGAGAACATCGAGCTGCTCCTGAATCTGTGGAGCGGCAAGCCGGTGACAACTCAGGGCGGTCATCGCGCACCCCTGGATGCGTTCGAGCTGCAACCCCCGCCGGAAAGGGTGCTTCCGTTGTGGATCGGCGGTGGTGCCTCGGAGTCCACGCTGGAACTCGCGGCGCGCCTGGGCTTGGACTTGATGCTACCCAGCGCATTCGGAAATCCGTCGATGTTCCGTCCTGTGGTCGACACCTACCTCGAGAAGTTCGCGTCCTACGGCCATACGCGCAAACCACGCATCGGCGCCTGCTGGCACCTGAATGTGGACAAGTCGAGCCAGCGGGCACGCGAGCGCTGGATGCCGCGGTACAAGGCGTACTTCGATCTGATGACCGTCATCATCACGCGCGTCAACCCGAATCCGCCTCCATTCATCAAGAAGCCCTTCGACTTCGAATTCCTCAGCACCAAGGGGCCGGCCATCGTGGGCAGCCCCGCGGAGGTGGTCGACCGACTCGGGACGGTGTCAGAGATGCTCAGCGCCGACGTCAATCTGCTGTCGATCGACATGGGCGGGCAGCCAGCCGCAGAGTTGCGCGACATGGTGGAGCTCATCAGTTCGGACGTTATCCCGCAACTGCCTTGAGCGACCCGGTGGCAACGCCACAGCGCCATCAACGATTCGAGATTCATGTCTGATGTGGTGATCGCCGAAGCGGTCCGTAGTCGGGTGGTCAAGTGCAACGGCGCGCTTGCACCGGCCAATACCGCTGACCCCTTCGCACACATGCAGCTCACCGACCATGAGCGGGACGACGAGATCGATCTCGGATCGCAGACGATCGGCGAGGGCAGAGGTCACGTGAACGCCACGATTCTGGAATGTGTGCGATGAACGCGCCCCACCTGAAGCACGCGGACATCGGCTCCTTTCCCGCACTGCCGGCACAGATTTCGATTCGCGAGGTCGGCTTGCGTGATGGGCTGCAGATCGAGAAGCCCATTTCGACAGCGGCCAAACTCGAGTTGCTCGACGCGCTCGTGGCCACGGGTGTGCGGAGGATCGAGGCAACGGCTTTCGTCTCGCCGAGCGCCGTACCGGCATTGGCCGACGCAGCCGAGGTCGCTTCGGCGGTGCACCGGTACTCCGACGTCGTGTTCTCGGCGCTGGTCGCCAGCGTGGGTGGAGCGGCCAGGGCGCTGGACGCCGGAATGGCCAACCTCGAGTACGTCGTGTCGGCCGCCGACGGGCACTCGATGGCGAATGTCCGTCGGAGTACGGAGGAGTCGATTGCGCTTGTCCCTGAGATCGCGAAAGCGGTTCACTCCGCCGGAGGCACCCTGGAGGTGATCTTCGCGGTGGCCTGGGACTGTCCCTTCGACGGCCCGACACCGCCTGACCGCGTCATCGATCTCGCCGCCCGCGCCGTCGACGGCGGTGCCGATGTCCTGTGTCTCGGCGACACCATCGGTACCACAACACCTCGCAGGATGGTCGACCTCGCCCAACCCATCCGACTCGCACACCCCGACGTGCCAGTCGGGCTGCACATGCACAACACCCGCGGCGCAGCTCTCGCAACGATTCTCGCTGCCATGCAGATCGGTATCACCGACATCGACTCCTCGATCGGCGGCCTCGGAGGCTGCCCGTTCGCGCCGGGCGCGAGCGGCAACGTCGCCACCGAGGAGCTCGTGAATCTGTGCCGTGATATGGATGTCGCCACCGGAATCGATCTCGACAAGGCCATCGACGCAGCCCGTCTGGCGCAAAGCCTGATAGGACGTGAACTGCCTAGTGGAGTCTTACGAGCGGGTCCTCGCCGGGATCGATGACCGGTCACAAACTCCAATACGGCTGTGAGATGAGGACTGATGAACTCGAGTACCGAGGTAAACCGGAACCTCGCCGACCACAACTCTGCGCTTGCCGGCTACATCCCCGGAGAGGCCGGCATCTGGGTTCTCATCTTCGGTGACATGTTCGTCTTCGCGGCATTGTGCACGGCGTACCTGAGCGCGCGCGGCGGGCAGCGGGATCTATTTGCGCAATCACAGGACGCACTGAACCGAAGCATGGGCGCTGCGAACACGTTGATACTCCTCACGAGTTCTTTGCTTGTGGTGTTGGCAACCAACGTGTTTCGCACAGAGCGGTGGCGGCATCTGACGCCGAGATTGACGGCAGCGGGGTTCGCGGTGGGCGCCTGCTTCGTAGCTGTCAAGATGCTCGAGTATCACGAGAAGCTCTCAGCAGGAGTGACGCCTGCCACCAATGAGTTCTTCACATACTACTTCGTGCTCACGGGCTTTCACCTGCTACACGTCATCATAGGTTTGGTAGTCCTGCTGGTTTTGACGGGGCTTTCACGCAAACCCGCGCCGCCTCCTGCTCGGATCAAGTTCTTCGAGGGGGGCGCGTGCTTCTGGCACATGGTCGACCTGCTGTGGTTGATCATCTTCCCCATCGTCTTCCTGGTGCGCTGAATGAAGCGAACAGTAGTTTTCTCGCGTGCTTCGCTGACGTGGTCATTCCTCGCGGTTCTGACGATCGTGTCATGGGTGCTCGGCAGCGACCACGCACTGGGCAGCGGCGGAAACCATGTTTCGGCGAGCCTGGTGATCATTGTCGTGGCAGTGGTCAAGGTCCGACTGGTCGGTATGTACTTCATGGAACTGCGGGACGCTCCGGTCGCACTTCGATTGATATTCGAAACCTACTGTGCGGCAGTACTTGTCGTATTGGGTAGCGTATACCTCTTCGGGTAGGGCTGCTTACGCAGCCAGCACAGTCCGTCGATCGACGACAGTGCGCCTATCGCCTCAGATCCGATCCAAGATCGCGACGGCTCCCGATTCCGCCAGTTCGTCTATTTGCTTGTCATCGAAGCCGGACTCGCGCAGAACAATTCGGGTGTCGGCCCCACGGGCAGGGTTACCTGGTCGTGTACGCCCCGGGGTACGCGAGAGCCTCGGCGCCGGCGCAGCCGTCAGCGTGCCGTCGTCGCGCGTGAAAACCGTCCCACGGTCACGCAAATGCGGGTCGTCGGCCAGTTCGTCGAGCTCCAAGACGGGCGATCCGCATCCGTCGGTGTCGGCAAAGACCGCAGTCCAATGCGACCGCGGCTTGGCGGCGAACAGCTCGGCGATACGGGCGCGCAGCGCCGGCCAGCGCGCCGAATCCATTTGGTCACCGGGGCTCACGTCGTCGAGACCGATGGCAGCGAGGAACTGCACGTAGAACTTGGGCTCCAGCGCGCCAACCGCGAAATAACGACCGTCGGCGCAGGCATAAACGGTGTAGAACGGCGCGGCGCCGGACAGCAGGTGCGATCCCCGACCACCCCACAGCCCGGCGTTGAACTCACCGAGCTGGGGGATGTTGAGCAACGCCGAGCCGTCTGCGATGGCCGCGTCGATAACTTGCCCCCTGCCCGTCCTCGTACGTTCGAACAGGGCGAGCATGATTCCGAATGCCGCTGTCAGTGAGCCACCAGCCAAGTCGCCGACCAGAGCAAGTGGTGGTACGGGCGCCGACTCGCCGATCACGCCCAACGATCCGGAGACCGCGGTGTAGTTGATGTCGTGGCCGGCGCGGGCGCTGTAGGGGCCTGTCTGCCCCCACCCGGTGAGCCTGGTGTAGACGAGTCGAGGGTTTCGAGCGCAGAGAACGTCAGGACCGAGACCCCTGCGCTCCATCGTTCCCGGACGATTGCTCTCCAGTAGAACGTCGCAGCAGTCGGCGAGTTGCGCGATCACCTCGGCTCCACGGGGATTTCGGAGATCGACGACAGCCGACCGTTTCCCGCGCGCGAGGTTGACGGCCGGATCGAACGCTGCTGGAGGACCAGGGCGCTCTACCGCGATCACGTCGGCGCCGAAGTCCGCCAGGATCATCGAGCAGAACGGTCCGGGACCGAGCGCGCTGAGATCGAGCACGCGAACACCACTTAGCGGCGCTGGATCGCTTCCTGGTTGCAACATGCTGCTCATCACGCCCTCTGTCCCCACCGGTGGCTCCGGCACGCCGATTATATCAAACACAGTTCGGTTACCGGCCGGGCAATCGGTGCCCCCCGGGCAAGGGGGCCGATCCCGTCACGGCCAACCCAAGGTCGGCTCAGATGGTGCTGAGCGTCGGCGTCGGTGACTCGCCAGGGAGCTCCGCGCTTTCGTCGTAGTCCCGCTGCGGCCTGGCGGCGGCTTGAAGTAGTGCCCAGATCATGACTCCGAACCACGCTCCGAAGACGGACAGCGGAATCCAGAAGGCGAGCACGCCGTTCCATGCCAGCGGGCCGCGCTTGAACAACGCGACCAAGCCGCCAAATCCGAATGTCAGAGCGGCCCAGACGTTGAACCAGCCCACCCAACGGGGAAACAGGGGCGGAGTGCGCTTGTCTCCGAGTATGACCACCGCAACTGCCAGGCATTGCATCACCGCAGTGCTGACCACGCCGACGAAGAGCAGCCAACATAGGTCGAAGAGGGCCTGCGTGATCTCGGGCGACCTCTGGGGGCGGTAGGTGGCGGCGAGGCCGATGAAGCACGGGAGGATGAACTCGAACACGAACAGGATTCCCAAGCCGAGTTGCAGCCAGGCCAGCGGCGATTGTGGTCCCTCGATGCGCCGCATCTGCACGGTGATCTCCGTGATGAACGGGGCCAGGAATACGGCGCCCGCGGCGATAATGATCAAGCCGATCTGGATACGTACCGTGTTGCTGGAGATTAGTGCGGCGACCTCGGCGGCGCTCATCGACGGCCGGGGCAGGGGGAGGAAGCCGGCGACCAGGAGTCCCGTCAGCATGACAGCGATCATCACTGCGCCGCTCCAGATACACAGACGTTGATTCCGTGCGTTCACTGACATGCTCCTCGCCGTAGCAACTCGCTATCCTGTGGCTCGGGTCACAAGACTGAGCCCCCGGTGGCCTAAACCATACAACGTTTGAACGTGACGCTGTCAAGAAGCGTGCGTAGACGCCCTACTGAGTAGGTTCAGCATGTGAGCGGCATCTGCTGCTGGCCAGACCGCTGATCACAACAATCAACCGGTGGGGACGGCCTGGCTACGGCTTTAGACAGTTGGGTGGACGAAAGTGATCGCCGAGGCGTGGTCGGCCTGAAGCGAGACCGCGCCACGAGGGCGAAGTTGTGGACTCGCCGCGTCCTTCGACTTACTTAGCGAACACAAAACCCACACTATATGGTTATCTCGAACGATGGCCTTAACAATCTGTGGTCGTAGGGTCACTGCAATGGACCGACCCACACAACCGTCGAGGGTGCACGAAAATGGCTAGGCCCAAGGAAGCACTGATCTCGCGGCGGCGTTCGCTCGAGACGGCCCTCAAGATCATCGACGAAGAGGGGCTGGGTGCGTTGAGCATCCGGCGTCTCGCAGACGAACTGGGTGTCAACGGTGCCTCGCTGTATCACCACTTCGAGAACAAGGATGCCATCGTCACCGGAGCCGCGCAGCTGGCACTGGCTGAGGTTCGCGCCCCGGATGTCGGTGCGGGGTCGTGGCGGGAGTGGTTGCCGAACAACGCCAAGCGCTTACGCGCCGCGCTTCTCGCCCATCCGGAGCTCATTCAGGTGATCGTGGCGAAACGCAGCATCGACGTCGGTCCCAGGGAACTGGAGACCTCAGCGGCTCATCTGATCGGCGAAGGGGTTCCGAGCGCTGCGGTCATGCCGCTCATCGAGTCCTTGGAACTCATCGCGATAGGTAGCGCGCTACACGAGACGAAGGGCGCCCCGTCGTTGGATGACCAAGCTGCGCTTCAGAGCAGCGAGGACTATCCGGTGTTGGCCAAGGCTCTCCGCGACCGCGGATTGACGTCCGAGGAGATGTTCGACGTCGTCACCGCCAGCATTGTCAGGGGTGTTGAGGAAGCCATCAAGGAACGCCAGGCGCGGTGGCTGCCGGCTGGCGTCGTCACCGATGGACCGAATTCCACGTAACGACGGGCGGCGCCTGGGGACCATGCTAATCTAACGTCGTTTGGAACCTTTGG is a window from the Mycolicibacterium anyangense genome containing:
- a CDS encoding enoyl-CoA hydratase-related protein, coding for MIRESIGVDGVAELVIANPPVNALGLEDIRQLVSRLRGYTSDARVHAVIIRGEGPGFCGGGDVKEVQRLPGHDGILGQVHGSLDLTLAISECPIPVIGAIHGYCIGLGVLVAGVCDILLAAPGTTFVLAEADNGATSGAIQAIGLLPDKRLRAAMFTCEPFYSEELASYGSVLRLVPQEDLAAAARTLAGTIAAKRNNVIRGLKAAISNSIGRDLRTAYRQEISYTLELNMSGEARDARGTFVDGTRSGYLAGGRDPQSPSS
- a CDS encoding hydroxymethylglutaryl-CoA lyase, translated to MNAPHLKHADIGSFPALPAQISIREVGLRDGLQIEKPISTAAKLELLDALVATGVRRIEATAFVSPSAVPALADAAEVASAVHRYSDVVFSALVASVGGAARALDAGMANLEYVVSAADGHSMANVRRSTEESIALVPEIAKAVHSAGGTLEVIFAVAWDCPFDGPTPPDRVIDLAARAVDGGADVLCLGDTIGTTTPRRMVDLAQPIRLAHPDVPVGLHMHNTRGAALATILAAMQIGITDIDSSIGGLGGCPFAPGASGNVATEELVNLCRDMDVATGIDLDKAIDAARLAQSLIGRELPSGVLRAGPRRDR
- a CDS encoding DUF732 domain-containing protein — protein: MRKRVIATSCVTIGATVVLLYSPIAQADDADFVRDVQAMGFPQAYDNLVSQAESACYFLVRNRDPDEIEARIARYTRINPPSKAHQFFVLAVNTYCPQFADRIRP
- a CDS encoding flavin reductase family protein → MTENSEYVATAIDPTRLRSALGHYPTGVSVITAIDADGVPAGMAVGTFTSVSLDPALVAFLPGRGSSSFPRIRTAASFCVNVLAADQGDVCRAFAVRGGDKFAGVRWSAAPSGAPRLEGTAAWIDCRFESVTDVGDHYFVVGRVMAFDHTAGSLPLVFCQGGYGRFAPHIEMSRS
- a CDS encoding AMP-binding protein → MTFAAHDWVDYNARHRPGALALANAEDGTSTTWAELDSRVGRLARVLREHGVKKGDRVALIAENDPRVFETQFAAMRLGALFMPLNWRLAVAEISDIVLDADPAIIVHDGEWAGVASAVAEKSGISARLTWGADASSEASYEDEIASARYLGASGALTFDDPTHLLYTSGTAGKPKGVLSTHGTLVWQAINTAHTTRYAEPGNHQLNPMPLFHAGGLTVMANPILYFGGAVTTMRRFVPAAVLRALTASKVPVTHFAAIPLMYRGLAAEPDFASVDFSHARTFIVAGAIAEPDLLQLWADRGVALQPQYGGTEHGPMATAVDDPARWLEKAKNGSTGRKARHTEIRLVDSEGNDVPEGATGEIWLRGPSVTVGYWGKEKSDYFTDDWYRTGDAARRDADGFYYLAGRVKEMYKSGGENVYPAEIERVLAVHPKVADVAVLGIADDKWGEVGLAVVVPAGDQPPTLEELNLFAAERLARFKLPKALAITPDLPRNATGKVSRPALRVQYGGV
- a CDS encoding DUF732 domain-containing protein; this encodes MTIVLAAQAQATPANTYEFLKQLGMDGLKIDGQAAIQDGYDICRFMKPPDGGALWDAAKKVRSEHPDWTIDQALLFSTRATQFICPDRESFPD
- a CDS encoding LLM class flavin-dependent oxidoreductase, with the translated sequence MSVSLMTLGDQVTDPVTGVRESAAERHRAIVEAAVVADQGGFEGVHVGEHHGLEYIYSAPPVILAAIGERTTNIKLSTAVTLVANLDPVRAAEDYSTLDALNNGRVEVVAGRGNFFTSTYTVFGQDPDDSHELFEENIELLLNLWSGKPVTTQGGHRAPLDAFELQPPPERVLPLWIGGGASESTLELAARLGLDLMLPSAFGNPSMFRPVVDTYLEKFASYGHTRKPRIGACWHLNVDKSSQRARERWMPRYKAYFDLMTVIITRVNPNPPPFIKKPFDFEFLSTKGPAIVGSPAEVVDRLGTVSEMLSADVNLLSIDMGGQPAAELRDMVELISSDVIPQLP
- a CDS encoding cytochrome C oxidase subunit IV family protein; this encodes MKRTVVFSRASLTWSFLAVLTIVSWVLGSDHALGSGGNHVSASLVIIVVAVVKVRLVGMYFMELRDAPVALRLIFETYCAAVLVVLGSVYLFG
- a CDS encoding cytochrome c oxidase subunit 3, producing MNSSTEVNRNLADHNSALAGYIPGEAGIWVLIFGDMFVFAALCTAYLSARGGQRDLFAQSQDALNRSMGAANTLILLTSSLLVVLATNVFRTERWRHLTPRLTAAGFAVGACFVAVKMLEYHEKLSAGVTPATNEFFTYYFVLTGFHLLHVIIGLVVLLVLTGLSRKPAPPPARIKFFEGGACFWHMVDLLWLIIFPIVFLVR